One Cohnella candidum genomic region harbors:
- a CDS encoding nucleoside deaminase translates to MESNKKERHVDYLLRCVEVSRRARESGNTPFGSILVDEDGTVLLEQGNVEITERNCTGHAETTLMAAASRLYPKEKLWRCTLYTTAEPCAMCAGSIYWGHVGRVVYGISEKRLAELTGDDEQNLTLDLSCRNVFASGRKPIVVIGPFPEVEAEVVAVHEGFWS, encoded by the coding sequence ATGGAATCGAACAAGAAGGAGAGGCATGTCGATTATTTGCTTCGCTGCGTCGAGGTATCGAGGCGGGCGAGGGAATCCGGCAACACGCCGTTCGGAAGCATTCTGGTCGATGAGGACGGGACAGTGCTGCTGGAGCAAGGCAACGTAGAAATCACGGAACGGAACTGCACGGGGCATGCCGAAACGACATTAATGGCGGCTGCATCCAGGCTTTATCCGAAGGAGAAGCTGTGGCGCTGCACGCTGTACACGACGGCAGAGCCCTGCGCGATGTGTGCCGGATCGATCTATTGGGGACACGTGGGAAGGGTCGTTTACGGCATTTCCGAAAAACGCCTGGCCGAGCTGACGGGGGACGATGAGCAAAACCTGACTCTCGATCTTTCTTGCCGCAACGTATTCGCCAGCGGCCGCAAGCCGATCGTGGTCATCGGCCCGTTTCCGGAGGTGGAGGCGGAAGTGGTCGCCGTTCACGAGGGGTTCTGGTCATGA
- a CDS encoding (2Fe-2S)-binding protein yields the protein MIDKTMESKPAVNRLTLQVNGTDYEVEAPPSLRLLQVIRDHLGLTGTKRSCEIGRCGACMVLADGEPVNACLTMAYQVQGKAITTIEGLSAGEGEELHPVQRAFLEEGGFQCGYCTPGMVLSTKALLDRNPEPTEEEIEEALSGNLCRCTGYGGIKRAVRRAIELGR from the coding sequence ATGATCGATAAAACGATGGAATCGAAACCCGCCGTGAATCGGTTGACCCTGCAGGTGAACGGTACGGATTATGAAGTCGAAGCGCCTCCCTCCTTGCGTTTGCTCCAGGTCATCCGCGACCATCTGGGCCTCACCGGCACCAAACGCTCCTGCGAAATCGGCCGCTGCGGCGCCTGCATGGTGCTGGCGGACGGGGAACCGGTGAACGCCTGCTTGACGATGGCTTACCAAGTGCAGGGCAAGGCGATTACGACGATCGAAGGCTTGTCGGCAGGCGAGGGCGAGGAACTGCATCCCGTCCAGCGGGCGTTTCTCGAAGAAGGCGGCTTCCAGTGCGGGTACTGCACGCCGGGCATGGTGTTGTCGACGAAGGCGCTGCTGGACCGGAATCCGGAACCGACGGAAGAAGAAATCGAAGAAGCGCTGTCCGGCAATCTGTGCCGGTGTACCGGCTACGGCGGTATCAAGCGGGCCGTCCGCCGGGCGATCGAGCTGGGGAGGTAA